Proteins encoded together in one Planctopirus ephydatiae window:
- a CDS encoding polysaccharide biosynthesis/export family protein — protein MSLSHTHQKTSKLALLMMFTWVAIVSLGGCAAFHPMSGVPARYLPDELRGPSRADQRTIDLSLLRQPVPAAYLLDSGDVLGVYIEGLLGRKEDVPPVHFPLTNDVPPSLGYPLPVREDGTISLPVIGALPVRGLTIIQAEQAVRHAYSSPKQILQPHQRISLALQQPRLYRVLVIRQEASQQANVAAQGQLNIGVIKRGSGKIVALPAYKNDVLHALTDTGGLPGLDAENAVYIIRARHAGQNGQSPYPTTIQTISVSQKQPSRPRLSLNSGRNPQNQPVIRGQSSDPYADVNWSGNRSPQQNHFSGFSDPALQPNRGYPSHPTSSSHPALAGFSQPASQMATSNPSEYGSSPAPSAAYKSRGPVIPARHQTDQPSVSPRPTWRGTEQSQEALPYLANPHGSYLPPQNSPLEAAPTYGVVTGSPVIPWDGTQRFATGHQMFGAPTPAFFDGYQEDSIPTIDNPEIIRIPIRLKPGEQIDFHEHDITLNDGDIIFIESRDTDVFYTGGLLGGGQYTLPRDYDVDILGAIAIAQGQGGSQGSSRQIGGTSALNNDVTISASNAIVIRPMPDGTQVPIQINLYHALRNPAERIIIQPGDYILLQYTKLEACGAFIERNLLEGALFGVAAAQLNSNNGN, from the coding sequence ATGAGTTTGTCACACACACATCAGAAAACATCCAAGCTGGCTTTACTCATGATGTTCACATGGGTGGCAATCGTTTCGTTGGGTGGCTGTGCAGCCTTTCACCCGATGTCCGGAGTCCCGGCCCGTTACCTGCCCGATGAATTGCGGGGCCCTTCGCGAGCCGATCAGCGCACGATTGACCTTTCGCTGTTACGTCAGCCAGTTCCAGCCGCTTATCTGCTCGACAGTGGCGATGTTCTCGGTGTCTATATTGAAGGTCTGCTGGGACGTAAAGAAGATGTCCCTCCCGTTCACTTTCCGCTGACGAACGATGTGCCACCTTCATTGGGATATCCATTGCCAGTCCGTGAAGATGGTACGATCTCGCTCCCCGTGATTGGTGCTTTGCCTGTGCGTGGTTTAACCATCATTCAGGCCGAACAAGCCGTTCGGCATGCCTATAGTTCGCCAAAGCAGATCCTGCAGCCACATCAACGGATCAGCCTGGCACTGCAACAACCACGGCTCTACCGGGTGCTGGTTATCCGGCAGGAAGCCAGCCAGCAGGCGAATGTTGCTGCGCAAGGCCAGCTCAATATCGGTGTCATCAAGCGGGGTAGCGGTAAGATTGTCGCACTCCCTGCTTACAAGAATGATGTTCTGCATGCACTGACCGATACAGGCGGTTTACCGGGGCTCGATGCTGAAAACGCTGTTTATATCATTCGCGCCAGGCACGCGGGCCAGAATGGACAGTCACCCTACCCAACGACGATTCAGACGATATCTGTGAGTCAGAAACAGCCCTCCAGGCCCAGACTTTCGTTGAACTCAGGGCGTAACCCTCAAAATCAACCTGTGATTCGCGGACAATCGAGTGATCCTTACGCGGATGTCAACTGGTCTGGGAACAGATCTCCACAGCAGAATCACTTCAGCGGATTTTCAGATCCTGCTCTCCAGCCAAACCGCGGCTACCCATCGCATCCAACCAGTTCGAGCCATCCCGCGTTAGCTGGTTTTTCGCAGCCGGCTTCGCAGATGGCTACGTCGAACCCTTCGGAATATGGAAGTTCACCGGCGCCATCAGCGGCTTACAAGTCACGGGGCCCGGTCATCCCTGCGCGGCACCAGACGGATCAGCCCTCGGTGTCACCTCGCCCCACCTGGCGTGGAACTGAGCAAAGCCAGGAAGCATTACCTTACCTAGCCAACCCTCATGGCAGTTATCTCCCACCCCAGAACTCTCCACTGGAAGCTGCACCGACTTATGGAGTTGTGACTGGATCCCCCGTGATCCCGTGGGATGGGACTCAAAGGTTTGCCACAGGCCATCAGATGTTCGGAGCACCCACACCTGCATTTTTTGACGGCTACCAGGAAGACTCCATTCCCACGATCGACAACCCGGAGATCATTCGCATTCCGATTCGTCTCAAACCAGGCGAACAGATCGACTTCCACGAGCACGATATCACCCTCAATGATGGTGACATCATCTTCATCGAATCCCGTGATACGGATGTCTTCTACACGGGTGGCCTACTGGGTGGCGGTCAATATACACTTCCCCGTGACTACGATGTCGATATTCTGGGGGCCATTGCGATTGCTCAAGGCCAGGGTGGCTCCCAGGGTTCATCGCGTCAAATTGGCGGAACATCCGCACTGAATAATGATGTGACAATCAGTGCCTCGAATGCGATTGTCATCCGGCCCATGCCCGATGGCACACAGGTACCGATTCAGATCAATCTGTATCATGCACTACGCAATCCGGCAGAACGGATTATCATTCAACCAGGTGACTATATCTTACTGCAATATACCAAACTCGAAGCCTGCGGAGCCTTTATTGAACGCAATCTGCTCGAAGGCGCGTTGTTCGGTGTCGCTGCAGCACAGTTGAACAGCAACAATGGTAATTAA
- the scpB gene encoding SMC-Scp complex subunit ScpB, whose translation MSSFPDNPEEEEKPDTASDAIIDEPTWDVDDLEAAYRLALEACEAAEEAYSQQPIDELASGVVSPVDPITRSSQSMLNHSQVAIEQDVFTSSENRVTDAFVDTHVDKMAPAEINPSAATPPAKASPTTSHEPTVRSVIEACLFVGEPAVTIARLREILRNDITDQRIELAIGEVKRMYDDQQRPYEVTHQEGVYRLSLRAEFEKLRAKTYGQGPKEIKLSQEAIEVLSVVAYHQPIEEREVNEIYEIPSGGILKQLLRRELLAVQLDAESPKVVRYVTTPRFLKLFQLRRLADLPRAETFAFK comes from the coding sequence ATGAGCAGCTTTCCCGACAATCCTGAGGAAGAAGAGAAGCCAGACACTGCTTCTGATGCCATTATCGATGAACCCACGTGGGATGTCGATGATCTTGAGGCGGCTTACCGCCTAGCTCTCGAAGCGTGTGAGGCAGCCGAAGAAGCCTACTCACAGCAACCCATTGATGAACTGGCATCCGGCGTAGTAAGTCCAGTTGACCCGATCACCCGATCCTCGCAGTCGATGCTGAATCATTCACAGGTAGCGATTGAACAGGACGTATTCACGTCGAGTGAGAACCGGGTTACTGATGCTTTCGTTGACACTCACGTGGACAAAATGGCCCCGGCAGAAATCAATCCATCTGCTGCGACTCCACCAGCAAAAGCATCGCCAACGACAAGCCATGAGCCGACTGTCAGATCAGTCATCGAGGCCTGTCTGTTTGTGGGTGAGCCCGCTGTGACCATCGCGAGACTGCGAGAGATTCTGCGTAACGATATCACCGATCAACGGATTGAACTCGCGATTGGTGAAGTTAAGCGTATGTACGATGATCAACAACGTCCTTATGAGGTGACTCATCAGGAGGGGGTTTATCGTCTATCGTTGCGTGCGGAGTTTGAAAAACTTCGAGCGAAAACCTATGGCCAGGGGCCCAAGGAAATCAAGCTTTCTCAAGAAGCGATTGAGGTGCTTTCGGTCGTGGCCTACCACCAGCCGATCGAAGAGCGGGAAGTCAACGAGATCTATGAGATCCCCTCTGGCGGGATCCTCAAGCAACTCTTGCGGCGGGAACTGCTCGCCGTCCAGCTCGACGCGGAGAGTCCCAAGGTCGTCCGCTACGTGACGACACCCCGCTTCCTCAAACTCTTCCAACTCCGCCGTCTCGCCGACTTGCCCCGAGCCGAGACGTTCGCCTTCAAGTAG